A region of the Struthio camelus isolate bStrCam1 chromosome 4, bStrCam1.hap1, whole genome shotgun sequence genome:
TTCGGTATCTCATATGCCATCTTTGTTAATTTCATTGTTGATGTATGAAAAGTTTGTGGTTCTGATGGCTTTTCAAATCAGAAATTTTCAAAAGACTAAGGTCTTTTTTGACAGGATGATTCAGTTAACTGTGAATACCTGTATCTTTAGGTTAGAACACTAGCGCATATTTAGCCTGGAAACGGCAACAAAATACGGCATGAAGGACTTCTCCAGGAAAGTGGGCTATTCTGCCTTTAGCACAGACTCTCTAAGAAACTGCCAGCTCCCCCATATCCTTTATAAATGTTTGCTTAACTTgctatttttcagggttttttgtttttgtttgtttgttttttgaggtctGTTGTTAATTGGTGCTCTCACTTCTTTTTGTTCCAGAAGCTGTGAACTTACATTTTTGTCAGGATCGGTATGTAGTTATTAAGAACAAATATAGGCTGTACTTGCAGAACGTGTGTAAGAATGTTTGTGCATGGCACTGGATAGCTATAACCTATGGAATCTCACTGAAGAAAAATGGTCTCGTGCAGGTTCAGCTGGTCCCATCCTCAATACTAAATTGCTGAGACATGAAAAACAGCTGCAACAGATAGTTGGTCTCACACAACAGCAATGCCACTGTTAAAACTGAGAAACAGTAACATTGCTGCTAAGCCTAAGATAGAGCAATGGTGTTGGAGATCAAGAGATGGTACGTGACAGAAATCTTGAAAAACTACAGACTATATCACCTGAAAGAATTTGTGGCCATTTGTGGATATTTGTGTGAACATCCAAGGAACATCCTGTCCAGGCACTGGACAGAAGCCTAGATCCAAACCCAAATGATTTGCCCGGCCACCAAGAAGCAGTGTGGGCACCTGAAAGTAAACTGCACGCGCAAGGAGACAACGCGTGAAGAGTGTGTGTTTTTGTGCTTGCAAGTACTTTTAGCTAGTAAAAACTTAGATGCTCTTCCTTTTATATATGTAGCTCCcttaaatattgtaaatattaagAACTGTGAGCATCAGTTATTATATTCAATATTGTGTAACTTTTTCATCCATATGTTTTCATCCAGGCTTCATCATTAGCCTCTTTGAACATCTTTATATTTGAAATACTGCTCCCTTATTTCTTCCCCCTTCTGAAACAAAACGATTGTCCCCTTCATATTAAAGGAGCTTGCTGACCTGTATGTCTTGCCATATTGTTTTTTCCAAAAGATATACCGGTAGTTTAACCACCACTTTACCCGCAGAGCCTGTTCTAAAATCGATTCCCAAGTCTATGGTTTCTGTCAGCCCTTTGTCATACCATCAcctgtccttttttcctttagcttCACTCAAACTGTAACTAAGATAGCTTCTTCTTTCTCATTACATAGTACATTCCctcccttcattttctttctgctcttctaccTTAATCTTTCAATCTTCTGTGATTTATCCCACCAAAATCTACAGTGCTGGTGAACTGGCAATTGTTCCTGTGTACCGTAGCATTCATCTCTTTCTGTGTGGTCCTCACACACCAAGCATCAATGTATCGACAACTCTTTGTTAAGTTGTCTTATTTTCCTCAGGTCTTTCCTAAGCCTCTATTACAGCTTTTGGCTCCTCTAGCCAAAAGAGCTATTTCAGAACAATAGTATTTGTGTGGCTGAAATAAAAACTGCAGTaaaaacactgattaaaaaaagaacatctaACAGATGAAACTAATTGCCAAgtcttctctgccttctctaccTCTCTTTCACTGAAACGGTGCCACTTTAGCTGGAATATGACCTACAACTGAATACAGCACTTAGAAAAAATACAGCTCTGTAAGCAGTAAGTCTTGTTACTGCTTAGCAAATAGTACTTGCTGCTCTTCAATAAATATAGCTGACTTCTAAAGATGCAAGGTTTATGCATTTTTTGACACTTTAAATTCTCGTTGCTGCTAACCATGGCTCAAGAAGTTAGTATGTCGAGGCTGAGAGTTTGACTCATCTCATTTATAGCAGATTTAAGTggaatttgtatttcttttaatgtaaTGAAATGATCCCATATTATTCATAGTACAACATTCACAGCTCCTCTTGgggctttcttgctttcttttttttttttttttctggggaggaggaggggtgtCAGGTAAACCAACAGCAATCTAAAAGCTCTATTCTCACTAATTATGTTAAAGGTAGATGAATGTGCTGCACATTCAATTTACTATTAATCAAGGATTGTAGGGTATGAGCACAAAACTGCTGAGTAAATTAGAAACAACCTTGACCTAAGCCTTTGTCCTTTttaaaggggaggaagagaacgGCATTCAAACTTCAGAGATGTCAATACTTCAAGAGACTGCAATTCTTGCAAAAATGggaataaagaacaaaaagaaggaTCAAGGTTAGAGCCTCATAAATCCAAGGTAAAAATCATACGCGGTGACAGGACTGCAAAGCAGAATAACTAAGAACTCAGGGAAACTTCATACTCCCAATTACTTTGAAATTGATTAACAGAAGCACTGTCAGTCTTTTACAACATATAACTGCATAGTTGCTTGTTATGATTCACAACCTACATGAGGAAACCTACACACGGGCTTTTGCAAGTGTTATTTTTAGGTATGCCCAACAGGGAtctgtttagtttttttaatagaaatgtggAACACGATTCTATCACTTAAAACAGACTAAGCCCCTCTCACACTTCTACAAAAGAGAGATGAGGGAGAGAGACAAGGCTCTTCCTTTTGTCCAGCAGTCACCAGAGTACTCAAAGACACTTAGAACTGACTCTTCTGCATAACTTTTGAACCTGCATTTCCCACACCTCGATTAGTACTCTTATTATCTGGCTATAACATACACAATACATTAAAGAAGCCTCTCTCCAACTTTTTGTGTAAAGCAGAtggtgaagaaaagggaaagtagTATTTTGAGAAAAAGTGATGTAATTAAAGTAAAAATCAATTTGCAAAAAAGCTATCAGGTCTTAAACAATACATATAGAAACACATTATACAATTTAGGTAACaatattcaagttaaaaaaatccaaatgcctCTGGAAGAGAACATCAATTTGCTAACATTACTTATGCTACAAAATTTCAAGAGTTTTAAGCCTTGTTTGCAAGCACCCTATATAGTCACTTACCATTCTGACTTGTCCTTTTCTCTTTATCAAAAGACTGTAACAAGCTGAAACATAAATACAAGTGTTTCACAATTTTGTAAAAGCCTATTCCACGTCTTTAATACTAGTCCCAGACGAAGCGTTTCACAAAACTCAGAGTCAAACTTAAAAGATTTAAATTTACTGTTGTTAATACACTTTAGCTAAAGTCTCATAAAAGACATGAGTAGTTGTCCCATTCGATATTTAACAAAGGAATTGAAATCTCTCCAATACCACAAATTTAAATTTTCACACAGATTAAAAGTGGTATGTACATAACACAAAGTAGATCCCAGAAGATCTCTAATTTACGgccagaaaaaggaaagcaggctATTCAGAACGTAGTCTTTTTGCATTGAATTTTGAGGCCTAAATTATTCCCAAACACAACTAAGCATCCTCTCCTAAAGAGCCGCCAAAAAAGGCGTTTTGGAAGACTGGTCCCTTAGTCACTCAGTTTCAAAGTCAATagaaaatctattttgaaatagATATTGTGTTGATAAAATTGTTTTACCTGATACCTCatagaaaaaattacaaaataatcaAGTCAAAATTGTCTTCACTCCAAGTATGCTGCCTAATTATACGTAAAAAACAAAGTTGCCATATTTCCACAGTTTATAATCTAAGTTATAAAAAAAGCTTAGGTTAGTTTATGACCTAAACTTTAAAaacatgagtttttttttaagaaatgtgatGTGATGACACTACTATCACATTACCATAACTGGTGAGTACATACCATATTCCTTGATCTTTTCCCTATTGCCAAGATATGAAACCAAACTATTTACAAAAACTgtttcttctctctggcccttCAGCAAAGTGAAACATAGCACCGATCAGAATTGATACGTAATTTTACCTTTCTTCGgtcttttcttcctaatttttcTAGATACTCAGAGCATTACTTTCAAATTTGCCAGTGCTTCAACTACTCAAGTTTGCATTTCTGACACAGCCAGCTATATTTCTAAGAATGGACACATCTAACTTTGAGATAGCTCATCTATGCTACACACAGTAGTGAACAGTAACTCCAATTTAAAAGTGGTATTCCATACTAACATTGTGTATAAATTACAGATAAAAAcatgaattgaaaaaaaaaatcacaaagtgcaattcttttttttagcaAGGGAAGTAAAATTCTTTGGTGAGCATAGAAACAATGCACGGAATCTGTTTCTTTGCATTAAAATCCTGCCGAGTTGAACAGGATTCATATTCTGCCACTGTGCGATTTACTCGAGTTAGAATCTGCATGAGCTCAAGTTTCCTTGCATGTTCCTTCAACATTCTACATAGTGACTGAATAAACCAGGAGCCTTCAGCTGCATTTCTCCAGGAGTAATAGCCTATGGAAGAGAGATGTATTAGAACAATCAGATGTAGCATCCCCTAACACAGAACAGGATAGGAATTAAAGGAACAATGCATTGCTTCCAACAGCaatgaaagtttttaaaaaaaaatggagaggaaaaaaaaaaatccagaaaccaGCAACCAACAAAGTTTAGAACTGATGATCTCTTCAAATTCTAACACAAAAGATTGTTCTAATCCTCACATCTTTTCTAATCCAAGAAAACCAAGCAGGTGGAGAACTGAAAGGAGGAAAACGATGTCCTGCTGCAACAGTCCTAGCCACTAATCATTTACCATTTCATTATAGATCCACATATAAGGAGAGGTGATAGCACAGACAGAGCCAATACACTAAATGGATTTCAGTGCCACTATCTACAAGCTTCCATGCATAAATTAAAGACTGGAGCCTGTTTCTGCTGACTGAAAATGTAACGGGCATAGCAGGGGTTCTCTCGCTACTAATTTTGCTTAAGGGTGCAATGAAGATCTAGGTGTCACCCAAATAGTACGTTGGCATTTATCACTACTTCTGTAGGTACGTTTTTACTTATCTGATTGCCCTGTTCTCTCACAAGTAGCCTACTAATAATACCTTTTGTTTCTTGCCATCAGTTATTTGCACAACCCAAATTAACCCCGATTGATGTTATAGCTAAACTCAGGTATGTGACTGCAGATGAACAGTTGAGGTTTTGCCAGCGAGAAAGacctatatacacatatatttttcctCAGTAGGAACTGAGATTAGCAACAACCTCAAAAGGAAATCAAATCGGGGGAAAAAATATGGAGGAACGAAAATTCATATTTCCCCGAAAGAGAACAAATAATGTAATTGCCCACTAAAGAGTCCTCAGTGATCAGAGGACTGCAAATTGTCATTTACTATATCAGTAATAGCCGATATCTACGTACAATTTCGGcaacaaacattttctttgtgaGTTTCTCACCTGGAGCAGTAGAATATGCATATAGAAAGTCTGCTTCCACGGGTATTTTTTGACACATTGGTTCATCTGATCCACTGTCTGTCTCAATACCAGAATCTAATTCTGTCCCTCTACAAGCCTATTTGGGgagaagaatggaaaataaaataaaaaaataagtgaGAAATAAAGGCAGCAATAGCCATCAGAATACcgatttttccagttttaaagtTGGCAATTTCCCGattaaaaacccacaaaaataacAAGACTTCATTTTCATTAGGTAGATGAAGTAGTAACtagcatttatttaaattaactATCCAACTTGATTAAAATAGTTATTCATTCATAGGTATATTCAGAAACTCATTAAAATATTGGCTAGTGTTTAGAAAGATTTTGCAGTACCTTAATTCTATGGATTAAGTAGGCAGTATTTGTAATAACTCAGACTAAGTAGGCCAGATTGTGCCACTTTTAGTCCTGAAGAGAATCTTATTCTGAAAGTAATTCAGTTTGAATCAAAGTTAGAAACAATTAACTATTGGTTTTGCATTGATAATTAATGGGAAACATGAATTTTTGAAGTGTTCACATGATTTGAAGATCATTATTCAATTGTATATCACCTGAATGAAGAAGAGTTTGGGTTTTCCTGCCAAACTCCTGCACCTGTCACCTCTGAAAAGGCTTGTTAGTGCTTTCAGTTCAAGAGGGCCATCTGTACCATAGATGAGTCCTTCTTCACCATGGCTTAGCAATACACAAACAAAACTGCTTCTCTTGCTGTGATCTTCTTCAGAagcttgaaagaaaagagaattatcTTAACTTCTTGCATTCCCCCAAAATCTCCAAGCATGTGATACTCCCTATGTGACAGAGAACTCCCTGATTTCAAAACAACTATTCTCAAATTTGGAAACTCAGAATCAGTTTTCACTTCTGAACCAAAGGAGCCAGCCTACTTTACTTCAGTAGGTTGGACACAGAAATCCCCAAATTAAAGGCCAACCCTACCATTCTAACATATGGCCACAGAACTAGGCCAAAAACATCCTAAGGAGACAAAGTGGGTTGGCTGTAATGGTTTTGCACAGCATCGCAAAGCCTGAATGGTACACCTTGCTCTTACAATAGTAGTCAACAGACTCCAGATATGGGAACAGACTGATGGGGAGTTCTGCGTTTCAGGAAAGGATAGGAAAGTCTTGTCTGTTTTTTCAGTCTGAGAGATGTTTCAACTGCTTGGATTACATGGGAACTGAATGTAGCatgaatgctgctgctgctgcaggaaccTAAGCATTAACATTATCTCTCTCACCCCACAGCAAGGTACGGCAAGATTTTTCAGGCCTCTGGGTTTTCTAAAGACCTAAAGACctttaagtttttttcttt
Encoded here:
- the CASP3 gene encoding caspase-3 isoform X2; this encodes MTDVRDGLQSGEDVADAKSLLGSKGRSLPVSKSMDSEMLPDYSYRMDYPEMGECVIINNKNFHRATGMLPRSGTDADAASVREVFMKLGYKIKLNNDLSCSDIFKLLKNTSEEDHSKRSSFVCVLLSHGEEGLIYGTDGPLELKALTSLFRGDRCRSLAGKPKLFFIQACRGTELDSGIETDSGSDEPMCQKIPVEADFLYAYSTAPGYYSWRNAAEGSWFIQSLCRMLKEHARKLELMQILTRLVTVF
- the CASP3 gene encoding caspase-3 isoform X1, producing the protein MTDVRDGLQSGEDVADAKSLLGSKGRSLPVSKSMDSEMLPDYSYRMDYPEMGECVIINNKNFHRATGMLPRSGTDADAASVREVFMKLGYKIKLNNDLSCSDIFKLLKNTSEEDHSKRSSFVCVLLSHGEEGLIYGTDGPLELKALTSLFRGDRCRSLAGKPKLFFIQACRGTELDSGIETDSGSDEPMCQKIPVEADFLYAYSTAPGYYSWRNAAEGSWFIQSLCRMLKEHARKLELMQILTRVNRTVAEYESCSTRQDFNAKKQIPCIVSMLTKEFYFPC